A genomic stretch from Edaphobacter aggregans includes:
- a CDS encoding RNA polymerase sigma factor: MNAEAIGMNPAGELTSSIAVGFRGRRTSPFGLAVESLPMAKVATQPATRNSKLTQAQLEARAQQRIEDDELIREAQKGQRAAFDTLVRRYDQSVLRLALHMLGNEQDAQDVHQEAFIKAYRHLGNFRFECSFYTWLYRIVTNLCLDQLRRRKSRREDPATVLDASGDEMDLMANITDDRAMANPARELDRKLMGAKIQDALAKLTPRERTVFELKHYQGLKLRTIGEMLNTTEETAKNTLFRATRKLRTNLAELKA, translated from the coding sequence ATGAATGCTGAAGCGATTGGGATGAACCCTGCCGGGGAGCTAACTTCGTCTATAGCAGTGGGTTTCCGTGGACGGCGCACCAGTCCGTTTGGATTGGCGGTAGAATCTTTGCCAATGGCAAAGGTCGCTACCCAACCCGCCACAAGGAACAGCAAGCTGACACAGGCGCAGCTTGAGGCTCGAGCACAACAGCGGATCGAGGACGATGAGCTGATCCGCGAGGCCCAGAAGGGGCAGCGTGCCGCCTTCGACACGCTGGTGAGGCGTTACGACCAGAGCGTGCTGCGGCTGGCGCTGCACATGCTCGGGAATGAGCAGGATGCTCAGGACGTTCACCAGGAAGCCTTTATCAAGGCGTACCGGCACCTGGGGAACTTCAGGTTTGAGTGCAGCTTCTATACGTGGCTGTACAGGATTGTTACGAATCTCTGCCTCGACCAGCTAAGGCGGCGCAAGAGCCGGCGGGAAGATCCGGCGACCGTGCTGGATGCCAGCGGCGATGAGATGGATTTGATGGCCAACATCACCGACGACCGCGCGATGGCGAATCCCGCGCGGGAGCTGGATCGGAAGTTGATGGGCGCTAAGATTCAGGACGCGTTGGCGAAGCTGACGCCCCGGGAACGGACTGTATTTGAGCTGAAGCACTACCAGGGTTTGAAGCTGCGAACGATTGGAGAGATGTTGAACACAACAGAAGAGACCGCGAAGAATACGCTGTTTCGGGCAACGCGGAAGTTGCGGACCAATCTGGCGGAGTTGAAGGCGTAG
- a CDS encoding HEAT repeat domain-containing protein: MAQENIILAHYGELPDELAGALEQHLAICEDCRNELIAMQAVEERLALLPVMEPDPNMLAQARMRLDDALDLIPPGGFFQRLRTNFFTWVGHVQSAPALATLLIGVGFISGTLVNKYEAYQAELAKPKVITVSHPTQGTVANVTGIVQIPNSEMVQVNYNRVIPETIEGSLDEPRVRELLLKGISTPTADDVRVNAVSLLANECKVGHECVGGGDPKSIRNQLMVTMLWDEDPGVRLTALEGLQRYVGQDPRVRDAIAESLSRDPNAEVRKQAIATLAPVRSDSTVRQVLRTASTRDENAYIRTASYNVLQGMGDLQ, translated from the coding sequence ATGGCACAAGAGAACATCATTCTGGCGCACTACGGTGAATTGCCGGATGAGTTGGCGGGAGCTCTGGAGCAACATCTGGCGATCTGTGAGGATTGCCGCAATGAGTTGATCGCAATGCAGGCGGTGGAAGAACGCCTGGCGCTACTCCCGGTGATGGAGCCCGATCCGAATATGCTGGCGCAGGCTCGGATGCGGCTCGATGACGCGCTGGACCTGATTCCGCCAGGTGGATTCTTTCAGCGGCTGCGGACGAATTTCTTTACATGGGTAGGTCATGTGCAGAGCGCGCCAGCGCTGGCGACCCTGCTGATCGGCGTGGGCTTTATTTCTGGAACCCTTGTCAACAAATACGAGGCGTATCAAGCCGAACTCGCAAAGCCGAAGGTCATTACGGTGAGCCATCCGACCCAGGGCACGGTTGCGAATGTGACGGGAATTGTGCAGATTCCGAACTCGGAGATGGTGCAGGTCAACTACAACCGTGTGATTCCGGAGACGATTGAGGGATCGCTGGATGAACCGCGGGTTCGTGAATTGCTGCTGAAGGGAATAAGTACGCCGACGGCAGATGATGTGCGGGTGAATGCGGTTTCGCTGTTGGCCAACGAGTGCAAGGTGGGGCATGAGTGCGTAGGCGGAGGCGATCCGAAGAGTATCCGCAACCAGTTGATGGTGACGATGCTGTGGGACGAAGATCCTGGTGTCCGGCTGACGGCTCTGGAAGGTTTGCAGCGCTACGTCGGACAGGATCCGCGAGTGCGGGATGCGATCGCCGAGTCGCTGTCGCGGGACCCTAACGCCGAGGTGCGGAAACAGGCGATTGCGACGCTGGCACCGGTGCGGTCGGACTCCACGGTGCGGCAGGTACTGCGGACGGCTTCGACGCGCGATGAGAACGCGTATATCCGGACGGCTTCGTACAATGTGCTGCAGGGCATGGGCGATCTTCAGTAG
- a CDS encoding PDZ domain-containing protein: protein MRHSVAFGVLALTAVLGLSRGAMAFVDPGYSHTSGAMPSHGPQGYLGVDLREVNEDQVAPLKLKEARGVEIVNVDHDGPACKAGLRIHDVILEMNGQLIEGVDQLRRMLRESPPGRTVSLLLSHDGQQQTISVQLANRETVERDAWEQRYKVPEPDPPADSTKSYGGTGFLSPGTAGRATKGMHNLLGSAMIVSSSFTGAKLEVMGPQLAEFFGAQGSAGLLVRSVDSNSPAADAGLRAGDVVVKVNSISVVNGSDWTKAIHENRGKAVPVVVLRDKKEQTLTLTPDGKKRSSVERGVELEEFFGGGDQAEQTREILAQLQPLFDSMAADARRRMEAASYSPEMAHMMARLEVFAADPQLRQNLETARKQVDAAADAAKRAADTEGRLRMN, encoded by the coding sequence ATGAGACACAGCGTTGCGTTTGGCGTGTTGGCTCTGACGGCGGTATTGGGGCTCTCGCGTGGCGCGATGGCGTTTGTTGATCCGGGCTATAGCCACACGAGCGGAGCGATGCCGAGCCATGGGCCGCAGGGGTATCTGGGAGTCGATCTTCGCGAGGTGAACGAGGATCAGGTGGCGCCGCTCAAGCTGAAGGAAGCGCGCGGGGTCGAGATCGTGAATGTAGACCACGACGGTCCGGCGTGCAAGGCGGGGTTGCGGATTCATGATGTGATTCTGGAGATGAACGGCCAGTTGATTGAGGGCGTTGACCAGTTGCGGCGGATGCTGCGTGAGTCGCCTCCGGGCCGGACAGTAAGCCTTCTGCTGAGCCACGATGGACAGCAGCAGACGATCTCGGTGCAACTGGCGAATCGCGAAACCGTGGAACGTGACGCCTGGGAACAGCGCTACAAGGTTCCGGAGCCGGATCCTCCGGCCGACAGCACCAAGTCGTATGGCGGAACTGGTTTCTTGAGCCCTGGAACGGCTGGGCGGGCGACCAAAGGGATGCATAACCTGCTGGGGTCGGCGATGATTGTCAGCTCATCGTTTACTGGCGCCAAGCTCGAGGTGATGGGACCGCAACTCGCAGAGTTCTTTGGAGCGCAGGGCAGCGCGGGGTTGCTGGTGCGCAGCGTGGATTCCAACAGTCCAGCCGCTGATGCGGGGTTGCGCGCGGGCGATGTCGTGGTGAAGGTGAACTCGATCTCGGTGGTAAACGGAAGCGATTGGACGAAGGCGATCCACGAGAATCGGGGCAAGGCGGTTCCGGTGGTGGTGCTGCGCGACAAGAAGGAGCAAACCCTGACGCTGACGCCGGATGGCAAGAAGCGATCGAGCGTGGAGCGGGGTGTGGAGTTGGAGGAGTTCTTCGGCGGCGGGGACCAGGCGGAGCAGACGCGGGAGATCTTGGCGCAGCTCCAGCCTTTATTCGATTCCATGGCTGCCGATGCTCGCAGGCGGATGGAAGCTGCCAGCTATTCGCCCGAGATGGCGCACATGATGGCGCGACTGGAGGTGTTTGCTGCTGATCCTCAACTGCGGCAGAACCTCGAAACGGCCCGCAAACAGGTGGATGCCGCAGCGGATGCGGCGAAACGAGCTGCGGATACCGAGGGCCGGCTGCGGATGAATTAG
- a CDS encoding FkbM family methyltransferase, which translates to MKQNILRFVGRQEWLRGRDRVLRTFSHPDRQKSHAFETDFFGQPYTGNMANFIDWSVFYYGAFALHEVRLLAAIADALRANGKPVNFFDVGANIGHHTLFMSRHADRVFSFEPFHVVRNEMARKLNHANASNVTIFPVALGDRNGTGSFHPPTGANQGTGTLGDNLPGNASAETIPVQVARGDDFFAANQLPPISLLKMDVEGFEAKVLEGLRETIWRDRPPIFMEIQHEHLSGSESHKGATVKELLYPDHLIFEVGSSRDQYTLKPFLQGNTEEALVLPIELAGLVRDSGAY; encoded by the coding sequence ATGAAGCAGAATATCTTACGGTTTGTTGGGCGGCAGGAATGGCTCCGTGGCCGCGACAGAGTTTTACGCACTTTTTCCCACCCCGACCGTCAGAAATCCCACGCCTTCGAGACCGACTTCTTTGGCCAGCCGTACACCGGCAATATGGCTAACTTCATTGACTGGAGCGTGTTCTACTACGGGGCCTTTGCGCTTCACGAGGTTCGCCTTTTGGCCGCCATCGCCGACGCACTGCGGGCTAATGGTAAGCCGGTGAACTTCTTTGACGTGGGAGCCAACATTGGCCACCACACCCTCTTTATGTCTCGCCACGCAGACCGCGTCTTCTCCTTTGAGCCGTTTCATGTGGTGCGCAACGAGATGGCGCGTAAGCTCAATCATGCCAATGCGAGCAACGTCACGATCTTCCCGGTTGCGCTAGGTGACAGGAATGGGACCGGAAGCTTCCACCCTCCGACGGGCGCCAACCAGGGCACAGGGACCCTCGGCGACAATCTTCCTGGCAACGCCTCCGCCGAGACCATCCCCGTCCAGGTCGCCCGTGGCGACGACTTCTTTGCTGCCAACCAGCTTCCGCCGATCTCCCTGCTCAAGATGGATGTCGAGGGCTTTGAAGCCAAAGTTCTGGAAGGGTTGCGCGAGACGATTTGGCGCGATCGGCCGCCGATCTTCATGGAGATCCAGCATGAACATCTGTCCGGCTCGGAATCACACAAGGGCGCCACGGTGAAGGAGCTTCTCTATCCGGATCACCTCATCTTTGAGGTTGGTTCCTCGCGAGATCAGTACACCTTGAAGCCGTTTTTACAGGGAAACACGGAGGAAGCGCTGGTGCTTCCTATTGAACTTGCTGGTCTTGTCAGGGATTCAGGCGCTTACTAA
- a CDS encoding radical SAM protein, which translates to MSAKRRWKAVTRKVRELGSIGSALMATGHPYMAHIVPMRRCNLACTYCNEFDDVSEPVPLDEMLRRIDDLGRLGTSVITISGGEPLLHPELDQIIARIRKTGAIAGMITNGYLLMPDRIERLNKAGLDHMQISIDNVMPDAVSKKSLKVLDKKLQMLAQHADFHVNINSVVGGGIANPNDALTVSERALALGFSSTIGIIHDGSGQLKPLGDAERTVWDKVRKLTRRSYSRFNHFQEAIANGKTNDWRCRAGGRYLYICEFGLVHYCSQQRGYPGVPLSGYMTADVKREFLTEKSCSPNCTISCVHQVSYIDHWRAPQKSSVTPGSSHKTGTQELVQIQ; encoded by the coding sequence ATGTCCGCGAAACGGCGCTGGAAGGCAGTTACGCGTAAAGTGCGTGAACTGGGTTCGATCGGCTCGGCGCTGATGGCGACGGGCCACCCCTACATGGCGCACATTGTGCCGATGCGGCGGTGCAATCTGGCATGTACGTACTGCAATGAGTTCGACGATGTCTCGGAGCCCGTGCCGCTGGACGAGATGCTGCGACGCATCGATGACCTGGGGCGGCTGGGGACGTCGGTGATTACGATCTCGGGCGGTGAGCCCCTGCTGCACCCGGAGCTGGACCAGATTATTGCGCGCATCCGGAAGACGGGCGCGATTGCCGGGATGATCACCAATGGATATCTGCTGATGCCGGACAGGATTGAGCGGCTGAACAAAGCCGGGCTCGATCATATGCAGATCTCCATCGACAATGTGATGCCGGATGCGGTGTCGAAGAAGAGCCTTAAGGTGCTGGACAAGAAGCTCCAGATGCTGGCCCAGCATGCAGACTTTCACGTGAACATCAACTCGGTCGTCGGCGGCGGGATTGCGAATCCGAACGATGCCCTGACGGTGAGTGAACGGGCGCTGGCGCTGGGGTTCAGCTCGACCATCGGGATCATTCACGACGGCAGCGGGCAGTTGAAGCCGCTGGGCGATGCCGAGCGTACGGTTTGGGACAAGGTTCGCAAGCTGACGCGGCGGAGCTATTCGCGGTTCAATCATTTTCAGGAAGCCATCGCCAACGGCAAGACGAATGACTGGCGCTGCCGGGCGGGTGGACGGTATCTGTACATCTGCGAGTTTGGGCTGGTGCACTATTGCAGCCAGCAGCGCGGCTATCCGGGAGTTCCTCTGTCGGGCTATATGACGGCAGATGTGAAACGGGAGTTCCTGACGGAGAAGAGCTGCTCGCCGAACTGCACGATTAGCTGCGTCCACCAGGTGAGCTATATCGACCATTGGCGTGCTCCCCAGAAGAGCTCAGTAACTCCGGGTTCGTCGCATAAGACGGGCACACAGGAGCTGGTGCAGATTCAGTAG
- a CDS encoding polysaccharide lyase family 1 protein, with the protein MNVGTENGDFVHASLNGGHLLIRQDSLIVGEYTGSHAEFDLNSGELESVMDIFVGGATGSSGRMNESKLRVRGGTLIGLSLTIGEGLGSDSDFEVIGSKAKGIRALEFIGLHANADLSGRPGRASLTFTLDEHGVTPITISSHFQGLRIDHDAKSSCNLHVNLAAPPPRDDVTLIASEAANEGEFSGLPEGAQISSVFGGNPYTWTLTYHGGRSGHDVVLHNVSSYSKRVLATYTPKRDQLPEPSWYGEPVFPLALNPGVPAFKGAEGYGAFTKGGTDGQILRVENLNDAGPGSLRAALETSGRRTIQFTVGGDIILRSKIIIRNPDITVDGSSAPAPGITLMRHGIEVRTHDVILRQLRIRIGDKDVRATDANIHYESGDGEYALYFTEGSSNAIADHLSLSWSTNKILSTTKFADRITVQWCVLAEALNLDQHGYASIAGGNRVTWHHNLFAHNFGRNPRFQGAVDADFRNNVIYDWGETSVYGEFDRLNFVNNYFKPGPSTIQKPLLFMRGTEFVGPESLYLAGNVMEDNVKLNVDNWRGTGFYFDRTRIGASQGFPSPAVVTTSAEQALNDVIEKAGANLPDRDSLDRCIVSEVVKGRGQIIQSPQDALASCAPH; encoded by the coding sequence TTGAATGTCGGCACAGAAAACGGTGATTTCGTCCATGCCTCTCTCAATGGGGGGCATCTGCTGATTCGGCAGGACTCACTCATCGTCGGGGAGTACACCGGTAGTCATGCTGAGTTCGACCTGAACTCCGGTGAACTGGAAAGCGTCATGGACATCTTCGTCGGCGGTGCAACCGGCTCCTCGGGACGCATGAACGAAAGTAAATTGCGGGTACGTGGAGGCACCTTAATCGGCTTGTCGCTGACGATCGGAGAAGGACTCGGATCTGATTCGGATTTTGAGGTTATCGGCTCAAAAGCAAAAGGGATTCGGGCACTAGAGTTCATCGGATTGCACGCAAATGCCGATTTGTCAGGCAGGCCCGGACGAGCTTCGCTTACGTTCACGCTTGACGAGCATGGCGTCACTCCCATCACTATCTCTTCACACTTTCAAGGGCTGCGGATTGATCACGATGCGAAGAGCTCGTGCAACCTGCATGTGAATCTGGCAGCACCTCCGCCAAGAGATGACGTCACGTTAATTGCAAGCGAAGCAGCTAATGAAGGAGAGTTTAGCGGCCTACCGGAAGGCGCTCAAATTTCATCGGTATTTGGTGGCAATCCGTATACATGGACGCTGACCTACCATGGAGGGAGATCGGGCCACGATGTCGTTTTACATAACGTCTCGTCCTACTCCAAACGTGTTTTAGCGACGTACACACCTAAGAGAGACCAGCTTCCTGAGCCATCCTGGTACGGAGAGCCAGTTTTTCCGCTTGCTTTGAATCCGGGGGTGCCCGCCTTTAAAGGGGCCGAGGGCTACGGAGCTTTCACGAAGGGCGGGACTGACGGACAGATTCTCCGGGTAGAAAATTTGAACGATGCAGGACCGGGGAGCCTGAGAGCAGCGCTGGAAACCTCCGGACGGCGCACCATTCAGTTCACGGTAGGTGGAGATATCATTCTTCGCTCCAAGATAATTATTCGGAACCCAGATATCACTGTCGATGGGTCTTCAGCTCCGGCACCGGGTATCACGCTGATGCGCCACGGCATCGAGGTGCGAACGCACGATGTGATACTCCGCCAGTTGCGGATTCGGATAGGCGATAAGGACGTGCGTGCGACGGACGCCAATATCCACTATGAAAGTGGTGACGGTGAGTACGCGCTGTACTTTACTGAGGGATCTTCCAACGCTATCGCCGACCATCTTTCGCTTAGCTGGTCTACAAACAAGATTCTCTCGACAACAAAATTTGCAGACCGCATCACGGTCCAATGGTGTGTGCTTGCGGAGGCGTTGAACCTTGATCAACATGGCTATGCTTCGATTGCCGGAGGAAATCGTGTCACGTGGCATCATAACCTGTTCGCTCACAACTTCGGGCGGAATCCGAGATTCCAGGGAGCTGTAGACGCTGACTTTCGCAACAACGTCATTTACGACTGGGGTGAAACATCTGTGTATGGTGAGTTCGATCGGTTGAACTTCGTGAACAATTACTTCAAGCCCGGCCCTTCAACCATCCAGAAACCACTTCTTTTTATGAGAGGTACTGAGTTTGTCGGCCCCGAATCTCTGTATCTAGCTGGAAATGTCATGGAGGACAATGTCAAGCTGAATGTCGACAACTGGCGAGGCACAGGCTTTTACTTTGACCGAACAAGGATCGGCGCGTCGCAAGGTTTTCCATCGCCAGCCGTGGTCACCACAAGCGCGGAACAGGCGCTCAATGATGTGATTGAGAAGGCTGGCGCAAATCTACCTGACCGAGATTCGTTGGATCGTTGCATCGTCTCGGAAGTAGTCAAGGGGCGTGGTCAAATCATACAAAGCCCTCAAGACGCGCTCGCCAGTTGCGCTCCGCATTAG
- a CDS encoding class I SAM-dependent methyltransferase: MIRHSVAGILLWAVCAGFVSAQTPTPAQTQPPRATSKPYTGDLSIFDYPDRDKKLQIDRVMDLLGITAGKNVGDLGAGSGWFTVIASKRVGSTGVVIAQDINPIAIEYIGKRIKKDGIENVRTVLGLPDDPGFPPGSLDAVLMLKVYHEIAHPVTAMQKLKPSLRPGAKVGIIDKNGNGTAHGVKQDVVVKEMGEAGYSLVGTYDFTKADHEDYFLIFTAK, translated from the coding sequence ATGATTCGCCATTCTGTTGCCGGAATCTTATTGTGGGCCGTCTGCGCAGGCTTCGTATCTGCGCAGACTCCAACTCCTGCCCAGACGCAACCGCCGCGAGCCACAAGCAAGCCCTACACCGGCGATCTCTCCATCTTTGATTATCCAGATAGGGACAAGAAGCTGCAGATCGATCGGGTGATGGACCTGCTGGGAATTACAGCGGGAAAGAATGTCGGCGATCTGGGGGCTGGGTCGGGGTGGTTTACGGTGATCGCGTCCAAGCGCGTGGGGTCCACCGGCGTAGTGATCGCCCAGGACATCAATCCGATTGCGATTGAGTACATCGGAAAGCGGATCAAGAAGGATGGCATCGAGAATGTGCGGACGGTGTTGGGATTGCCCGATGATCCCGGCTTTCCTCCGGGGAGTCTGGACGCGGTGCTGATGCTGAAGGTGTACCACGAGATTGCGCATCCGGTGACCGCGATGCAAAAGCTGAAGCCATCCCTGCGGCCGGGAGCGAAGGTCGGGATCATCGACAAGAATGGCAACGGTACTGCCCATGGGGTGAAGCAGGACGTCGTGGTGAAGGAGATGGGCGAGGCGGGGTACTCGCTGGTGGGGACGTATGACTTCACCAAGGCGGATCATGAGGATTACTTTCTAATCTTCACGGCAAAGTAG
- a CDS encoding DsbA family protein, which yields MRLTSMTRIALAATILFALSAGIPAHAQYSAPPNTGGAFKDTSMLKPPAGTKIAIFKFEDLECPACAHAYPIVHAAAERYKIPIVRHDFPLQMHIWSRDAAITARYLQDKVSPQIAEEFRGAVFAAQMSIASKEDLNHFTQKFFQNHKLNMPFVMDPAGLFAAEVNADYTLGERIGITQTPTIWVVTQKNWVQVTDINQLYATIDTVQAQVASSTTASTAKPHHTATQKQ from the coding sequence ATGCGTCTTACCTCAATGACCCGTATAGCCCTCGCTGCCACCATTCTGTTCGCTCTTTCCGCCGGCATTCCGGCCCACGCACAGTACTCAGCGCCCCCCAACACGGGCGGCGCCTTCAAAGACACCTCCATGCTGAAGCCCCCGGCTGGAACGAAGATCGCTATCTTCAAGTTCGAAGACCTTGAGTGCCCCGCCTGCGCCCACGCCTACCCCATCGTGCACGCTGCTGCCGAGCGCTATAAGATCCCCATCGTCCGCCATGACTTCCCCCTCCAGATGCACATCTGGAGCCGCGACGCCGCCATCACTGCCCGTTATCTGCAGGACAAGGTCTCGCCCCAGATCGCCGAGGAGTTCCGCGGGGCCGTCTTTGCTGCACAGATGTCGATTGCGTCCAAGGAAGATCTCAATCACTTCACGCAGAAGTTCTTCCAGAACCACAAGCTGAACATGCCCTTTGTCATGGACCCCGCTGGCCTCTTCGCCGCTGAGGTCAACGCCGACTACACCCTCGGCGAGCGCATCGGCATCACCCAGACCCCTACCATCTGGGTCGTCACGCAGAAGAACTGGGTGCAGGTCACTGACATCAACCAGCTCTACGCGACCATCGACACCGTGCAGGCCCAGGTCGCCAGCAGCACCACCGCCTCCACTGCGAAGCCGCATCACACCGCAACTCAGAAGCAGTAA
- a CDS encoding TolC family protein yields MGNFSIKMTFLPVAVVCLGLSGTVQAQKTDELPQAPTPNVVVTKLAGDVLVERATPGALPLSLDDAIERGLKKNLQILLSQQNERYVHGQVLTVKNSLLPSMTAQAQSSAQQINLAALGFKGTQLADLGFTGPFNPIVRVDTTSAQMKLNQQLFNVPAYYLYRAAQKADTVASLSTLNQRGSVTLAVGTQYLLALADASQIENERALVKANEVALQQAKASHEAGVGTHLDELRARVQLQTEQQSLINAENTFAKDKIALNRLIGLPAEQELTLTDTAPFAEFAEMPLEQAKALAFERRKDLLSLQAQMDVADRTLKAVRAERYPSLAFDGYYGVLGETQGLYHGVFSAMGKLSFPIFQEAQLRGESQVARAQVTGLRQQIDSLKVTIEQQIRASMLDVQASNELVKVAKSNVDLATEQLQQATDRFAAGVDDNLPVVQAQATLAAAQSRLVNTLYQYNQSKLQLARNTGVVETQYKVYLGR; encoded by the coding sequence TTGGGCAATTTTTCAATCAAAATGACTTTTTTGCCGGTAGCAGTAGTCTGCCTCGGCCTGTCCGGGACTGTGCAAGCGCAGAAGACCGATGAGCTGCCGCAGGCTCCCACGCCGAATGTGGTTGTGACGAAGCTGGCGGGTGATGTTTTGGTGGAACGGGCCACGCCGGGAGCATTGCCGTTGAGCCTGGACGATGCCATTGAGAGGGGCCTGAAGAAGAACCTGCAGATTCTGCTAAGCCAGCAGAATGAACGATATGTGCATGGACAGGTGCTAACCGTAAAAAACAGCTTGCTTCCGAGCATGACTGCCCAGGCGCAGTCCTCGGCGCAACAGATCAACCTGGCGGCGTTGGGTTTCAAGGGAACACAGCTTGCCGATCTCGGATTTACCGGCCCCTTCAATCCAATTGTGAGGGTGGACACGACCTCGGCGCAGATGAAGCTGAATCAGCAGTTGTTCAATGTGCCTGCGTATTACCTGTATCGCGCGGCGCAGAAGGCCGATACTGTGGCTTCGCTGTCGACGCTGAATCAACGCGGCTCGGTGACGCTGGCGGTGGGAACGCAGTATTTATTGGCGCTGGCGGATGCCTCGCAGATTGAAAATGAGCGGGCACTTGTGAAGGCCAACGAGGTGGCGCTGCAGCAGGCGAAGGCCTCGCATGAGGCGGGCGTGGGGACGCATCTGGATGAGCTGCGGGCTCGAGTGCAGCTGCAGACGGAACAGCAGTCGCTGATCAATGCAGAGAACACATTTGCGAAAGACAAGATCGCTCTGAACCGGCTGATTGGACTGCCGGCCGAGCAGGAGCTGACCCTGACGGATACGGCTCCATTTGCGGAGTTTGCCGAGATGCCGCTGGAGCAGGCGAAGGCGCTGGCGTTTGAGCGACGAAAGGATCTGCTGAGCCTGCAGGCGCAGATGGATGTTGCTGACCGGACTCTAAAGGCGGTTCGTGCTGAACGGTATCCTTCATTGGCATTCGATGGCTACTACGGCGTGCTGGGCGAGACACAGGGGCTCTATCATGGCGTGTTTTCAGCGATGGGTAAACTGAGTTTTCCGATCTTCCAGGAGGCGCAACTTCGTGGTGAGAGTCAAGTGGCGCGGGCGCAGGTGACCGGATTGCGGCAGCAGATCGATTCGCTGAAGGTGACGATCGAGCAGCAGATTCGGGCGAGCATGCTGGATGTGCAGGCGTCGAATGAGCTGGTGAAGGTGGCCAAGAGCAATGTCGATCTGGCGACCGAACAGCTGCAGCAGGCGACGGACCGGTTTGCCGCTGGAGTGGATGACAATCTGCCGGTGGTGCAGGCTCAGGCTACCCTTGCGGCGGCGCAGTCGCGGCTGGTGAATACGTTGTATCAGTACAACCAGTCGAAGTTGCAGCTGGCTCGGAATACTGGCGTGGTGGAGACCCAGTACAAGGTTTACCTGGGGCGGTAA
- a CDS encoding MFS transporter, which produces MAEGGSSALATGSAGAAFRSRDFRLYQSARLMVILGAEAQSVAVAWQVYQITHSALDLGLTGLALFLPGLFFMLAAGHAADRYDKRKIILCCYGLQAVCTAVLLWLSLSDWALKNGRVWPIYAVLVGIGLGRAFSGPAASAMLPSLVPKDHFVNAVTWGATVYQTANMSGPAVGGLLFTLPLMGVLTRWKGAPLVYVFTLAMLMGFITLVGMIRTPMVRGEKKAFSMRTVLAGLEYVWRTKLLLGSISLDLFAVMLGGAVALLPIFATDILHAGPRGLGLLRAMPSVGALAVSLTMVVRPIKQRAGALMLTCVGIFGAATVVFGLSKSMWVSLVALVVVGASDMVSVVIRSSMLQLATPPEMRGRVSAVNWLFVGASNEFGEFESGVTAQWWGAVPAVVIGGIGSLVVTAAAAGLFPDLRRADALTADALTGAERELSVAEPVD; this is translated from the coding sequence ATGGCTGAGGGTGGCAGTAGTGCGTTAGCGACGGGATCGGCGGGGGCTGCGTTTCGGTCGAGAGACTTCCGGTTGTATCAGTCGGCGCGGCTCATGGTGATTCTGGGAGCGGAGGCTCAGTCGGTCGCGGTGGCGTGGCAGGTGTATCAGATCACGCACTCGGCGCTGGACTTGGGACTTACCGGGCTGGCGCTGTTTCTGCCGGGGTTGTTCTTTATGCTGGCGGCGGGTCATGCGGCGGACCGGTACGACAAGAGGAAGATTATTCTGTGTTGCTATGGGCTGCAGGCAGTTTGTACTGCGGTGCTGCTGTGGCTGTCGTTGAGCGACTGGGCGCTGAAGAATGGCCGGGTGTGGCCAATCTATGCGGTACTTGTGGGGATTGGGTTGGGACGGGCTTTCAGCGGGCCGGCTGCGAGTGCGATGCTTCCGAGCCTGGTGCCGAAGGATCACTTTGTGAATGCGGTGACTTGGGGCGCTACGGTGTATCAGACGGCGAATATGTCTGGACCGGCGGTGGGTGGGTTGCTGTTTACGCTGCCGTTGATGGGGGTGCTGACACGGTGGAAGGGCGCGCCGCTGGTCTATGTGTTCACGCTGGCGATGCTGATGGGATTCATCACGCTGGTGGGGATGATTCGGACGCCGATGGTTCGCGGGGAGAAGAAGGCGTTCAGTATGCGGACCGTGCTGGCAGGGCTTGAGTATGTGTGGCGGACGAAGCTGCTGCTGGGGTCGATCTCGCTGGACCTTTTCGCGGTGATGCTGGGTGGTGCGGTGGCGCTGCTGCCGATCTTTGCGACAGATATTCTGCATGCGGGCCCGCGGGGTTTGGGGTTGTTGCGGGCGATGCCTAGTGTGGGTGCGCTGGCCGTGTCGCTGACTATGGTCGTCAGGCCGATCAAGCAGCGGGCGGGAGCGTTGATGCTGACGTGCGTGGGGATCTTTGGCGCGGCGACGGTGGTCTTTGGGCTGTCGAAGAGCATGTGGGTGAGTCTGGTGGCACTGGTTGTGGTTGGGGCTAGCGATATGGTTAGCGTGGTGATCCGGTCTAGCATGTTGCAACTGGCGACTCCGCCGGAGATGCGTGGACGGGTCAGCGCGGTAAACTGGCTGTTTGTGGGCGCTTCGAATGAGTTTGGCGAATTTGAGAGCGGTGTGACGGCGCAGTGGTGGGGGGCTGTGCCGGCAGTGGTGATCGGCGGCATTGGATCGCTGGTGGTGACGGCCGCAGCGGCTGGGTTATTCCCGGATTTGCGGCGTGCGGATGCTTTGACGGCAGACGCTCTGACGGGTGCGGAGCGGGAGTTGAGTGTAGCCGAGCCAGTCGACTAG